In the genome of Desulfovibrio desulfuricans, one region contains:
- a CDS encoding DUF4172 domain-containing protein, producing the protein MDVYLGFSIRAEAGLETLTLDVVKSSTIEGESLDVAQVRSSLARRLGIDIGRSDAPEQKRGRRCGNDAGRNTAPC; encoded by the coding sequence ATGGATGTGTACCTTGGCTTCTCCATTCGCGCAGAGGCTGGTTTGGAGACTTTGACCCTAGATGTGGTGAAGTCGAGCACCATTGAAGGGGAATCACTTGATGTGGCGCAGGTGCGCTCTTCACTGGCTCGAAGACTTGGAATTGACATCGGCCGGTCTGATGCCCCCGAGCAGAAGCGTGGAAGGCGTTGTGGAAATGATGCTGGACGCAACACAGCTCCATGCTGA
- a CDS encoding Fic family protein — protein sequence MMLDATQLHAEPLTAERLFGWHAALFPTGFGASRCITVGVWRKAEAGPMQVVSGYIGHEKVHFEAPAAERLDAEMNHFLEWFNAPLQIDPVLKAGVAHLWFVTIHPFEDGNGRIVRAIADCALARADDSSQRFYSMSGQTERERKEYYDILERTQKGELDITPWLSWFLGCLGRAIDGADETLAVVFRKAHVWQYANQYPLNDPPANYHEPPVGRI from the coding sequence ATGATGCTGGACGCAACACAGCTCCATGCTGAACCGTTAACAGCGGAACGACTGTTTGGCTGGCATGCGGCGCTATTTCCTACCGGATTCGGGGCATCACGGTGCATCACCGTGGGCGTGTGGCGCAAGGCAGAAGCCGGGCCCATGCAAGTTGTCTCCGGCTACATCGGCCATGAGAAGGTTCATTTTGAAGCCCCGGCGGCAGAACGCCTTGATGCGGAAATGAACCACTTTCTGGAGTGGTTCAATGCACCGTTGCAGATTGACCCTGTATTGAAGGCTGGAGTAGCGCATCTCTGGTTTGTGACTATCCACCCTTTTGAGGACGGTAACGGGCGCATAGTCCGTGCAATTGCCGATTGTGCCCTGGCACGGGCCGACGACAGCTCACAACGCTTTTACAGCATGTCCGGACAGACCGAGCGGGAGCGCAAGGAATATTACGATATCTTAGAACGCACCCAAAAGGGCGAATTGGATATCACGCCTTGGCTGAGCTGGTTTCTTGGCTGCCTTGGGCGGGCTATTGATGGAGCCGACGAAACCTTGGCCGTTGTCTTTCGCAAGGCTCATGTGTGGCAATACGCCAATCAATACCCGCTTAATGATCCGCCAGCGAACTATCATGAACCGCCTGTTGGCCGGATTTGA